In Patagioenas fasciata isolate bPatFas1 chromosome 11, bPatFas1.hap1, whole genome shotgun sequence, the following proteins share a genomic window:
- the BRS3 gene encoding bombesin receptor subtype-3, which produces MSQVYLHSANQTLCASTNGTELKLITDNETTNEKWTEDSFPGLEILCTIYVTYAVIISVGLLGNAILIKVFFKIKSMQTVPNIFITSLAFGDLLLLLTCVPVDATRYIVDTWLFGRIGCKLLSFIQLTSVGVSVFTLTVLSADRYRAIVKPLELQTSDALLKTCCKAGCVWIISMIFAIPEAVFSDLYSFSNPEKNVTFEACAPYPVSEKILQEAHSLVCFLVFYIVPLAVISVYYFLIARTLYKSTSNMPAEEHGHARKQIESRKRVAKTVLVLVALFAFCWLPNHILYLYRSFTYHASVDASTFHLIATIFSRALAFSNSCVNPFALYWLSKSFRQHFKKQVSCCKEKFRTKAPSAAHSNTPTRALSVTSSMHGSEISVTLLTDYSITKEEESV; this is translated from the exons ATGTCTCAGGTATACTTGCATTCAGCTAATCAGACTTTGTGTGCATCTACAAATGGTACAGAACTGAAATTAATCACTGATAATGAAACCACAAATGAAAAATGGACCGAAGACTCCTTTCCAGGATTAGAAATACTGTGCACAATTTATGTTACATATGCTGTGATCATTTCAGTGGGTCTCCTTGGAAATGCTATACTCATCAAAGTCTTTTTCAAGATTAAATCAATGCAGACGGTTCCAAACATCTTCATCACCAGCTTGGCATTTGGAGACCTACTGCTTTTATTAACTTGTGTGCCTGTAGATGCAACACGTTATATTGTGGATACGTGGCTCTTCGGAAGAATTGGGTGCAAGCTGCTGTCTTTCATCCAGTTAACCTCAGTTGGAGTATCAGTGTTTACCCTGACTGTTCTCAGTGCTGACAG GTACAGAGCCATTGTGAAGCCCTTGGAACTGCAGACTTCAGATGCGCTCCTGAAGACCTGCTGTAAAGCTGGCTGTGTTTGGATCATCTCCATGATATTTGCTATCCCAGAGGCTGTTTTTTCAGATTTGTATTCTTTCAGCAATCCTGAGAAAAATGTAACTTTTGAGGCATGTGCCCCCTATCCTGTCTCTGAGAAGATCCTGCAGGAAGCTCACTCCCTGGTTTGCTTCTTAGTGTTCTATATTGTACCCTTAGCTGTCATTTCTGTCTACTATTTTCTTATCGCCAGAACTTTATATAAAAGTACATCCAACATGCCAGCAGAAGAACACGGTCATGCCCGTAAGCAG ATTGAATCCCGCAAGAGAGTTGCAAAAACAGTGCTGGTGCTTGTTGCTTTGTTTGCCTTTTGCTGGCTGCCTAACCACATCCTCTACCTATACCGCTCTTTTACATACCATGCTTCCGTAGATGCTTCCACCTTTCATCTGATAGCTACTATTTTTTCCCGTGCCTTGGCCTTCAGCAATTCCTGCGTCAATCCTTTTGCTCTTTATTGGCTGAGTAAAAGTTTCCggcaacattttaaaaagcaagtcTCGTGCTGCAAGGAAAAATTTCGTACAAaagctcccagtgctgcccacagTAACACACCTACCAGAGCCCTGTCAGTCACGAGCAGCATGCATGGCTCCGAGATCAGCGTGACGCTGCTCACAGATTATAGTATCACGAAAGAAGAGGAAAGCGTTTAG